One genomic segment of Scophthalmus maximus strain ysfricsl-2021 chromosome 3, ASM2237912v1, whole genome shotgun sequence includes these proteins:
- the kansl2 gene encoding KAT8 regulatory NSL complex subunit 2, translating into MNRIRIHVLPSSRNRVTQTPRPQEPQACSFTQRPCSQPRLEGLEFCIKHILEDKNAPYKQCSYVSSKNGKRCPNAGPKVERKDGVTFCAEHARRNAMALRAQMRKAASAPSPEALLSQLSGYNRAETHSVDGSGRSEASRVVDEDSVSEEEQGPMVLDQTWRGDPDSDADSVDSDHEDPLKHAGVYTAEEVALITREKLIRLQSLYIDQFKRLQHLLKEKKRRYLHNRKVEHETLGSSLLTGPEGLSVKERENLKKLKALRRYRRRYGVEALLHRQLRERRQAVTEGAAQPHSRTVYEKCISFEEGTRCVNPCLPMTRHCVLHIYQDNNQVLFKMCPGLKDVPCDRTVHLGQSDDPRCPLHLALPPPMHQPEQEPPPQDQLTLASRDMYLSAAELQPTESLPLEFSDDLDVEGDGMQGPPSPLQFDTALALEDQTIRAIAEAPMDILTGDDPEQVDLDASGQELSERDVAANVDDQVNS; encoded by the exons ATGAACAGGATACGAATACATGTTTTGCCGTCGAGTCGGAACCGGGTGACCCAGACACCCCGACCCCAGGAGCCTCAGGCCTGCTCGTTCACCCAGCGACCATGCTCCCAGCCCCGCCTAGAGGGCTTGGAGTTCTGCATCAAGCACATTCTGGAGGACAAGAACGCCCCGTACAAGCAGTGCAGCTATGTCTCCTCCAAGAACGGCAAGCGCTGCCCCAACGCCGGACCAAAAGTGGAGAGGAAAGATGG AGTGACATTCTGTGCAGAGCATGCTCGCAGGAACGCCATGGCTCTCCGAGCTCAGATGAGAAAGGCGGCGTCTGCACCATCCCCAGAAGCACTGTTGTCTCAGCTGAGCGGGTACAACCGCGCCGAGACTCATAGTGTTGACGGCAGCGGCCGTTCGGAAGCGAGTCGTGTTGTAG ATGAGGACAGTGtgagcgaggaggagcagggaccGATGGTACTTGACCAGACGTGGAGGGGAGACCCCGACAGTGACGCCGACAGTGTTGACAGTGATCACGAAGATCCTCTGAA ACATGCAGGAGTTTACACAGCAGAGGAGGTAGCGCTCATCACCCGAGAAAAACTCATCCGGCTCCAGTCGCTCTACATTGACCAGTTCAAACGCCTGCAGCACctgctgaaggagaagaagcgcAGATACCTGCACAACCGCAAAGTGGAGCACGAAACTCTGG GGAGCAGCCTGCTGACGGGCCCTGAGGGACTGTCCGTGAAGGAAAGGGAGAACCTGAAGAAGCTCAAAGCTCTGCGTCGATATCGTCGTCGATATGGCGTGGAAGCCCTGCTCCACCGGCAGCTGAGGGAGCGCAGGCAGGCCGTGACAGAAGGGGCTGCTCAG CCACACTCAAGAACCGTCTATGAGAAATGCATCTCCTTCGAGGAGGGAACCCGTTGCGTCAATCCCTGCCTGCCTATGACCCGGCACTGTGTCTTAC ACATCTACCAGGACAACAATCAGGTGCTCTTCAAAATGTGTCCCGGCCTAAAAGACGTCCCCTGTGACCGCACCGTGCACTTGGGTCAGTCCGACGATCCCCGCTGCCCGCTTCACCTCGCCCTGCCTCCCCCCATGCACCAGCCCGAGCAGGAACCACCGCCGCAGGATCAGCTCACCCTCGCGAGCAGAGACATGTATCTGAGCGCAGCAGAGCTTCAGCCCACAGAGAGCCTTCCCTTAGAGTTCAGCGAT GACCTGGATGTGGAAGGGGATGGTATGCAGGGTCCCCCATCGCCGCTTCAGTTTGACACGGCCCTGGCCCTGGAGGACCAGACCATCAGAGCTATCGCTGAGGCGCCTATGGACATCCTGACCGGAGACGACCCGGAACAGGTCGACCTGGACGCCTCGGGACAGGAGCTGTCCGAAAGGGACGTGGCTGCCAACGTTGACGACCAGGTTAACTCGTGA